A single window of Caldimicrobium thiodismutans DNA harbors:
- a CDS encoding ABC transporter ATP-binding protein: MTLLKLLKINKWVGGERILKDISLEIVEGEFIAIIGPSGSGKSSLLYIMGFLDCPSSGDILYRGKPINFAEANTISRLRNEKMGFVFQFHYLIPELNLIENVMAPQIRKGISPKEAKERAETLLVRLGLKGKEKRQVFEISGGEMQRVAIARALANSPEILLCDEPTGNLDSKNTEKVMEIFEEINQEGTTIVLVTHDLSLARRAKRIIEMRDGEILKTTPLNGAL, encoded by the coding sequence GTGACTCTCTTAAAACTTTTAAAGATTAATAAGTGGGTAGGAGGAGAGAGGATTCTTAAAGATATCTCTCTTGAGATAGTAGAAGGTGAATTCATAGCGATAATTGGGCCATCTGGTTCAGGCAAAAGTTCTCTTTTGTATATTATGGGTTTTTTAGATTGTCCAAGTTCTGGTGATATACTTTACAGAGGTAAGCCCATAAATTTTGCCGAAGCGAATACAATTTCAAGGCTCAGAAACGAAAAGATGGGATTTGTTTTCCAGTTTCATTATCTTATTCCAGAGTTAAATCTTATTGAAAATGTTATGGCTCCTCAAATTAGAAAGGGGATATCTCCAAAGGAGGCTAAGGAAAGGGCAGAAACCCTTTTGGTTAGATTGGGCCTTAAGGGAAAAGAAAAAAGACAGGTCTTTGAGATTTCTGGTGGAGAGATGCAGAGGGTTGCCATTGCAAGAGCTCTGGCCAATTCTCCGGAGATTTTACTATGCGACGAACCTACGGGAAATCTTGATTCCAAAAATACCGAAAAGGTTATGGAGATTTTTGAAGAAATCAATCAGGAAGGCACAACAATTGTGCTTGTTACCCATGATCTTAGTTTAGCCAGAAGAGCAAAGAGAATTATAGAGATGAGAGATGGTGAAATCCTCAAGACAACTCCTCTCAATGGAGCGCTATGA
- a CDS encoding alkaline phosphatase has protein sequence MLGRRDFLKLSLASFITLVAPSREIFARVNFSEGSATKGIIFLVGDGWPLGVMKVMTEFMTMKFKEESNLSILLRNLNTRVLLQNTSSLSSVVTDSAPASVAWATGSKTVNRSLSSLPDGRKLTTIFELARQKGIAYGFVTTTRVTHATPAAWYSHNPNRDDEDNIALDLLNSNVMVAMGGGDRHFNGTIRKDRRDLYGMFREKGFRVVRTREELVASLNDENPILGIFASSHMSYFVDRVNDKRLRESEPSLPEMTAVALQKLSKNKKGFILQIEAGRIDHACHSNDMYGAMMDCYELDKTLAVILEFMEKNPNVLLIVTSDHGNSGYGINGTGPEYNDSTEALLSYNNKASFEYMKRLMRGQDAKNIRDIFENYTGQKISLEEAEEIYRKLNEKKTVVINDIWYEPDYTMGRILAKSVYKYENENLFKPAIERRGNVGFTSTNHTAEDQIVIIYGEQIPQMRVKSHIDNTELFQIICNYLRIYHINPKMKKEEAIAFIKSITKEEWKKHLELHIA, from the coding sequence ATGTTAGGGAGAAGAGATTTTTTAAAACTTTCCTTAGCAAGTTTTATAACCTTAGTTGCTCCTTCAAGGGAAATTTTTGCAAGGGTTAATTTTTCAGAAGGTTCAGCTACGAAAGGGATTATTTTTTTAGTTGGTGATGGATGGCCTCTTGGAGTAATGAAAGTAATGACAGAATTTATGACTATGAAGTTTAAAGAAGAAAGCAATCTTTCTATCTTACTTAGAAACTTAAATACCAGAGTTTTACTTCAGAATACCTCTTCATTATCTTCTGTTGTAACAGATTCTGCTCCTGCTTCAGTTGCTTGGGCTACTGGTTCAAAGACAGTCAATAGATCACTTTCAAGTTTACCTGATGGAAGAAAGCTAACCACAATTTTTGAACTTGCAAGGCAAAAGGGAATTGCATATGGCTTTGTAACAACAACGAGGGTAACACATGCAACCCCTGCAGCATGGTATAGTCACAATCCAAACAGGGATGATGAGGACAATATTGCCCTTGATCTTTTAAATTCAAATGTAATGGTAGCTATGGGTGGAGGAGATAGACATTTTAATGGAACAATTAGAAAAGATAGAAGAGATCTATATGGGATGTTCAGAGAAAAAGGATTTAGAGTTGTTAGAACCAGAGAAGAGCTTGTAGCCAGTCTTAATGATGAAAACCCAATTCTTGGTATTTTTGCTTCCTCACATATGAGTTACTTTGTAGATAGAGTAAATGATAAAAGATTAAGGGAAAGCGAACCATCTCTTCCAGAGATGACTGCAGTTGCACTTCAAAAATTATCTAAAAATAAGAAGGGTTTTATTTTACAGATTGAGGCTGGAAGAATTGATCATGCCTGTCATAGCAATGATATGTATGGAGCAATGATGGATTGTTATGAATTAGATAAAACTTTAGCTGTTATTTTGGAGTTTATGGAAAAAAATCCCAATGTGCTTTTAATTGTAACATCAGATCATGGAAATTCAGGTTATGGAATTAATGGAACAGGGCCTGAATATAATGATTCAACCGAGGCTTTGTTGAGTTATAACAATAAAGCCTCTTTTGAATATATGAAAAGATTAATGAGAGGTCAGGATGCAAAAAACATAAGAGATATTTTTGAAAATTATACTGGACAGAAAATTTCATTAGAAGAGGCAGAGGAAATCTATAGAAAATTAAATGAAAAGAAAACAGTAGTGATTAATGATATTTGGTATGAACCAGATTATACAATGGGAAGAATATTAGCAAAAAGTGTTTATAAATATGAAAATGAGAATCTCTTTAAACCAGCTATAGAAAGGAGAGGAAATGTTGGTTTTACATCTACAAATCATACCGCTGAGGATCAGATTGTAATAATTTATGGAGAACAAATTCCTCAAATGAGAGTAAAAAGTCATATTGATAATACAGAACTTTTCCAAATTATATGTAATTATTTAAGAATTTATCATATAAATCCAAAGATGAAAAAGGAAGAAGCTATAGCTTTCATAAAATCTATTACAAAAGAAGAATGGAAAAAACATTTAGAGTTACATATTGCCTAA
- a CDS encoding radical SAM/SPASM domain-containing protein translates to MVLLEDFLGTTYPRIFHLTVTGRCNASCDGCINSLIYGDRKGFFKDWETDPERDLKLLTYLITYENTNPLYIAFYGGEPLLSFEKLKTIMYTLKEKFAHKSLNFILYTNGLLIDKYLPHEKDFFAGLNLLIVSIDGREKQHNTFRKGTNLKKIEENLGLLKKEVPLPVLMWSTIRENMSLLDCLEEFLSLYREDKTSYFFWHLLEGNEPVKDFERFKISYSKDLQILIEVFLQHLSDGKVLPLLPLCELIFFLMQGIRRGHTACGVEKLRNFDIQGGKILPCADYGEEIILGGVSKDNGVYMDKESSMEKLKNLVLYKDYFGCKECQAEFYCGGRCPVLIKVSPVRAKQYCILTREFVRIVKESFPEILKIFKALNLDPKNLYFPYGYTTLLTDVIP, encoded by the coding sequence ATGGTGTTACTGGAAGACTTTCTCGGAACTACTTATCCAAGAATTTTCCACCTTACTGTTACCGGAAGGTGCAATGCCTCCTGTGATGGTTGTATAAATAGCCTTATTTATGGTGATAGAAAGGGCTTTTTTAAAGATTGGGAAACAGATCCTGAAAGGGATCTCAAATTATTAACCTATCTTATTACTTACGAAAACACAAATCCCCTTTATATAGCCTTTTATGGAGGGGAACCCCTCTTATCCTTTGAAAAATTAAAGACCATTATGTATACCCTGAAGGAAAAATTTGCTCATAAATCCCTCAACTTTATCCTTTACACGAATGGTCTACTTATAGACAAATATCTACCCCATGAAAAAGATTTTTTTGCTGGTCTTAATCTTTTAATTGTCTCCATAGACGGACGGGAAAAACAGCATAATACCTTTAGAAAGGGGACAAATTTAAAGAAAATTGAGGAAAACTTAGGCCTTTTGAAAAAAGAAGTCCCTTTACCAGTTCTTATGTGGTCAACTATTAGAGAAAATATGAGTCTCTTAGATTGTTTAGAGGAATTTTTGAGTCTTTACAGGGAAGATAAGACTTCCTATTTTTTCTGGCATCTTTTAGAGGGCAATGAGCCTGTCAAAGACTTTGAGAGATTTAAAATTAGTTATAGCAAGGACTTGCAAATCCTCATAGAAGTATTTTTACAGCATCTTTCTGATGGAAAAGTTCTCCCCCTCTTACCCCTCTGCGAACTTATCTTTTTCTTGATGCAGGGAATCCGCAGAGGACATACTGCCTGCGGAGTTGAAAAATTAAGAAATTTTGATATTCAAGGAGGCAAAATATTACCCTGTGCTGACTACGGAGAAGAAATTATCTTGGGTGGAGTTTCTAAGGATAATGGGGTCTATATGGATAAAGAATCTTCCATGGAAAAACTTAAAAACTTAGTTCTTTATAAGGATTATTTTGGATGCAAAGAGTGCCAGGCAGAATTTTATTGTGGAGGAAGATGCCCGGTTTTAATCAAAGTCTCTCCTGTAAGGGCCAAACAATATTGCATACTTACCAGAGAATTTGTAAGGATAGTGAAGGAGAGTTTTCCTGAAATTTTAAAAATATTTAAAGCCTTGAACTTAGACCCTAAAAATCTTTATTTTCCATATGGCTATACTACCTTATTAACAGATGTAATCCCTTAA
- a CDS encoding ferritin family protein: MAEKNLLEAFLKAEELEIQGKEFYLDASEKAHIPSVKDLFKQLAEAEEFHRIKIREIYQTFQAKKNIPAYVTKISQKQISPVFDPKEIEKVASVVTDLAALEEALRLEEKSIQYYQSLSDKSKDLKVKRFLLALIQEEWGHYLSIFDTMEFLRDPSSWYTFKEHWGLEGV, from the coding sequence ATGGCTGAAAAAAATTTATTAGAGGCCTTTCTAAAAGCAGAAGAACTGGAAATACAGGGTAAAGAATTTTATCTTGATGCATCGGAAAAAGCCCATATTCCATCTGTTAAAGATTTATTTAAACAGTTAGCGGAGGCTGAAGAGTTTCATCGTATAAAAATAAGAGAAATTTATCAAACCTTTCAAGCAAAAAAGAACATTCCTGCCTATGTTACCAAAATTTCCCAAAAACAGATTAGCCCTGTTTTTGATCCTAAGGAAATAGAAAAAGTAGCTTCTGTAGTTACAGATCTTGCTGCTTTAGAAGAAGCTTTAAGACTTGAAGAAAAATCTATCCAATATTATCAGTCTCTTTCCGATAAAAGTAAAGACCTCAAGGTTAAACGTTTCCTTTTAGCCTTAATTCAAGAAGAATGGGGGCACTATCTTTCTATTTTTGATACTATGGAATTTTTGAGGGATCCAAGCTCCTGGTATACTTTTAAAGAGCACTGGGGCCTTGAAGGAGTTTGA
- the lon gene encoding endopeptidase La codes for MMNQEVEETLTEVQEGEIIDVPEVLPLMAIRDMVLFPSMVVPLFVGRTKSLKAIAEAYEREKLIVLVTQKNSRLENPKEKDLYRIGTLALILKTITLSEIRKKVIVQVISRVEIKEFLKSEPFFEVRIEPCKEREPEAITPDIEALMRSIKENTEKLLNLKGLLNPEISHVIQSIEEPGRLSDLVSAYLKLKVSTAQDLLETLDGFERLKKISKILLEEIEITTLQNKIQSEAQEEMGRTQREYFLRQQLRAIKRELGEEEDIESEIIEIRKKIKKAKMPKKVEEEAFRQLKRLEMMHPESAEAAVLRNYLEWLIELPWSISTTDNLDLKHVKEVLDEDHYDLEKIKERLLEFLAVKKINPKAKGAIICFVGPPGVGKTSLGRSIAKALGRKFVRVALGGVRDEAEIRGHRRTYVGALPGRIIQGIKQAGVNNPVFLLDEIDKLCISFQGDPSAALLEVLDPEQNKEFIDHYLDVPFDLSKVLFIATANMVEPIPRVLLDRMETIYLSGYTYKEKLEIAKRHLLPKLLKEHGLKKKNFQLKDEVILRIIEEYTSESGVRELERKLAALCRKIVRKMAEGETGPFEIKEENLPEFLGPPEFIEDLRLTQDEIGVATGLAWTPYGGEVLYVEAVIMPGKGNLILTGSLGDVMKESAQAALSYIRSRCDELGIDPKFYTKYDFHVHVPAGAIPKDGPSAGVTIAMALISSLIKKPLSKDYAMTGEITLRGRILPVGGIKEKALAALRKGITRVIIPAQNEKDLQEIPEDLRDQITFIKVSHLDEIRKLVIK; via the coding sequence ATGATGAATCAAGAGGTTGAAGAGACTTTAACAGAAGTTCAGGAAGGAGAAATCATAGATGTCCCTGAGGTTTTACCCCTTATGGCAATAAGGGACATGGTTTTATTCCCCTCTATGGTCGTCCCCCTTTTTGTAGGGCGAACCAAATCTTTGAAGGCTATTGCGGAAGCCTATGAGAGAGAAAAACTTATTGTCCTTGTTACTCAGAAGAATTCGCGGCTTGAAAATCCCAAGGAAAAGGATCTTTACCGCATTGGAACCCTTGCCTTAATTCTCAAAACGATTACTCTTTCTGAAATTCGTAAAAAAGTAATTGTCCAGGTTATTTCAAGGGTTGAGATAAAGGAGTTTTTAAAAAGTGAGCCCTTTTTTGAGGTAAGAATTGAGCCCTGTAAAGAAAGGGAACCTGAGGCTATAACCCCTGATATTGAAGCCCTCATGCGCTCCATTAAAGAAAATACTGAGAAACTGCTCAATCTTAAAGGGCTCCTTAACCCTGAAATATCTCATGTAATTCAATCTATAGAAGAACCAGGCAGACTCTCAGACCTTGTCAGTGCATACCTGAAACTTAAAGTCTCTACAGCTCAGGATCTTCTTGAGACCTTGGATGGCTTTGAGAGACTGAAAAAGATATCTAAGATACTTCTTGAGGAGATTGAGATAACCACTCTTCAAAATAAGATTCAGAGCGAAGCGCAGGAAGAGATGGGAAGAACTCAGAGGGAATATTTCTTGCGTCAGCAGTTGCGAGCCATAAAACGGGAACTTGGTGAGGAAGAGGACATTGAATCTGAGATTATTGAAATTCGTAAAAAGATTAAAAAGGCCAAAATGCCCAAGAAGGTTGAAGAGGAGGCCTTCAGACAGCTTAAACGCTTAGAGATGATGCACCCTGAATCAGCTGAAGCTGCAGTTTTGAGAAATTATCTTGAATGGTTGATTGAGCTTCCCTGGAGTATCTCTACCACCGATAATTTAGATCTAAAACATGTGAAAGAGGTGCTGGATGAGGATCACTATGATCTTGAAAAAATTAAAGAGAGGCTCCTTGAGTTTTTAGCAGTTAAGAAGATTAATCCCAAGGCTAAAGGAGCTATTATTTGTTTTGTTGGTCCACCAGGGGTTGGAAAAACAAGTCTTGGAAGGTCGATTGCTAAGGCCTTAGGTAGAAAGTTTGTGAGAGTTGCCCTGGGTGGAGTTAGGGATGAGGCAGAAATTAGAGGTCACAGGAGAACCTATGTGGGGGCTTTGCCTGGAAGAATTATCCAGGGTATTAAGCAGGCTGGGGTAAACAATCCTGTTTTTCTCCTGGATGAGATTGACAAGCTCTGCATCTCCTTTCAGGGAGACCCTTCCGCTGCACTTCTTGAGGTGCTTGATCCTGAGCAGAATAAAGAATTTATTGATCACTATCTGGATGTGCCCTTTGATTTATCCAAGGTGCTTTTTATTGCCACTGCAAATATGGTTGAGCCCATTCCGCGGGTTCTCCTTGACAGGATGGAGACTATTTATCTCTCTGGCTATACTTACAAAGAAAAACTTGAAATTGCCAAAAGGCACCTTCTTCCCAAATTGTTAAAGGAGCACGGGCTTAAAAAGAAGAATTTTCAATTGAAGGATGAGGTTATTTTACGGATAATAGAAGAATACACTTCTGAATCAGGTGTTAGAGAACTTGAAAGAAAACTTGCTGCCCTTTGTAGAAAGATAGTTCGTAAGATGGCGGAAGGTGAAACAGGGCCTTTTGAGATAAAAGAAGAAAATTTACCTGAATTTTTAGGTCCTCCAGAGTTTATTGAGGATCTGAGACTTACTCAGGATGAGATAGGTGTTGCAACAGGACTTGCCTGGACTCCTTATGGAGGAGAAGTTCTCTATGTAGAGGCAGTGATCATGCCTGGAAAGGGTAATCTGATTTTAACGGGTTCCTTAGGAGATGTAATGAAAGAGAGTGCTCAGGCAGCCCTTTCTTATATTCGCTCGCGCTGTGATGAGCTTGGAATTGATCCAAAGTTTTATACAAAATACGATTTTCATGTCCATGTTCCTGCGGGGGCCATCCCTAAGGATGGACCAAGTGCAGGGGTTACCATAGCTATGGCTTTAATCTCTTCTCTTATAAAAAAGCCCCTTTCTAAGGACTATGCTATGACTGGAGAGATAACCTTGAGGGGAAGAATTCTTCCAGTAGGAGGGATCAAGGAAAAGGCTCTGGCTGCTTTAAGAAAGGGCATAACCCGTGTAATAATTCCTGCTCAAAATGAAAAAGATCTTCAAGAGATACCAGAGGACTTAAGAGATCAGATTACATTTATAAAAGTTTCACATTTAGATGAAATCAGAAAATTGGTGATAAAATAA
- a CDS encoding PLDc N-terminal domain-containing protein, with product MFEFFSGLFGILFFILFIVPFVLWIWALVDILKSEFTGYNKIIWLLLVIFLPLLGLILYYFIGRKQKIK from the coding sequence ATGTTTGAATTTTTTTCAGGTTTGTTTGGAATTTTATTTTTTATACTTTTTATTGTTCCTTTTGTGCTATGGATTTGGGCACTTGTTGATATCCTTAAAAGTGAATTTACAGGATATAACAAAATAATTTGGTTATTGCTTGTAATCTTCCTTCCCCTTCTTGGCTTAATTTTATATTATTTTATTGGTAGAAAACAAAAGATAAAATGA
- a CDS encoding tetratricopeptide repeat protein has translation MRKVLLSLVFVLVFIASSYAQFYIDLCYTYLNAGDYQRAIEAGKQAVKLNPNDSDSYYCLTLLSDTYFIK, from the coding sequence ATGAGGAAGGTTCTTTTAAGCCTTGTTTTTGTCCTGGTTTTTATAGCTTCTTCTTATGCCCAGTTTTATATTGATTTATGTTATACCTATTTAAACGCAGGGGATTATCAGAGGGCCATTGAAGCAGGAAAACAGGCTGTAAAATTAAATCCTAATGATTCAGATTCCTATTATTGTCTAACACTTTTGAGTGATACTTATTTTATAAAGTAG
- the mtgA gene encoding monofunctional biosynthetic peptidoglycan transglycosylase: MKKFKIFLILLLILFLGYVFVYPWFIPLEYLKRENPGLTAMMKYRQKQWEREGKNIKLRQSWVPLKKISPYLIKAVLIAEDDKFYRHAGFDLDALEKALEKNLQAGKIKYGGSTISQQTAKNLFLSPSKNPIRKIQEAILTFRLERTLSKKRILEIYLNIAEWGQGIFGIEEASKFYYRKSASGLTPWESARLASVLPNPLKYNPLGNSPYVEKRSRLIYYIMKKRGIIKEEYQEIEKEAEKEAESDKVEQGSGVLQPAIPPSNSTEEGKTP; the protein is encoded by the coding sequence ATGAAAAAGTTTAAAATTTTTTTGATTTTACTTTTGATACTATTTCTGGGTTATGTCTTTGTATATCCCTGGTTTATTCCTCTTGAATATCTGAAAAGAGAAAATCCAGGGCTCACTGCTATGATGAAATATCGTCAAAAGCAATGGGAAAGGGAGGGAAAGAATATAAAGCTTAGACAGAGCTGGGTGCCTCTTAAAAAGATTTCTCCCTATTTGATTAAAGCAGTTCTTATAGCTGAGGATGATAAATTTTACAGGCATGCTGGTTTTGATCTTGATGCCCTTGAAAAGGCCCTGGAAAAAAACTTGCAGGCAGGTAAAATTAAATATGGCGGAAGCACTATTTCTCAGCAGACAGCTAAAAATCTTTTTTTGAGCCCCTCTAAAAATCCCATAAGAAAGATTCAAGAGGCTATTTTGACTTTTCGTCTTGAGAGGACCTTAAGCAAGAAGCGTATCCTTGAGATTTATTTAAATATTGCAGAGTGGGGGCAAGGAATCTTTGGGATTGAAGAGGCCTCGAAGTTCTATTATCGTAAATCAGCATCAGGGCTAACTCCCTGGGAATCAGCAAGATTAGCCTCTGTTTTACCTAATCCCTTGAAGTATAATCCCCTTGGGAATTCTCCTTATGTGGAAAAGCGCTCCCGACTCATTTATTATATCATGAAAAAACGGGGTATAATTAAAGAGGAGTATCAGGAGATTGAGAAAGAGGCTGAAAAGGAGGCAGAAAGCGATAAAGTTGAACAAGGTTCTGGGGTCCTCCAGCCAGCTATTCCGCCCTCTAATTCAACAGAAGAGGGTAAAACTCCTTGA
- a CDS encoding efflux RND transporter periplasmic adaptor subunit, whose amino-acid sequence MRKIYIFFGITILALILLIIFSQKLFNKSYQKVEIRPVKKLIYASGYVKPLNYVLIKAEVSGYVKRLYVKEGDYVRKGEILAELEVKGLPSRIAEIEAKLALIEERLRSDSDFQRGLKREIEIAKTNLINEEKKLLRRRELFKEGLLPKESLDEAERSFYNAKDYFERLKNSFEDTLKGLKAEKHALLQQKRALQEEVSKYYVQAPVAGFILKKYVELGDYVNALSGENRLFSLGSSDFEVVLEVDEEYAGLVKEGQKVFLAFDAYPNELFEGEIILVIREVERNKRSFFAKAKLLRPLELPAQATAEANIVLEEREALVIPLKALQKDNTVEVKGRGKVRIQVGEKFGDYVEVISGLKAGEEVRIFE is encoded by the coding sequence GTGCGAAAAATTTATATTTTCTTTGGAATTACAATTCTTGCTTTAATCCTTCTTATAATTTTCTCTCAGAAGCTCTTTAATAAGTCATATCAAAAAGTTGAGATAAGACCAGTTAAAAAATTAATTTATGCTTCTGGTTATGTTAAACCTTTAAATTATGTTTTAATTAAGGCGGAGGTATCAGGGTATGTAAAAAGACTTTATGTAAAGGAAGGAGATTATGTTAGAAAGGGAGAGATCCTTGCTGAACTTGAAGTTAAGGGGCTACCTTCAAGGATTGCAGAAATAGAGGCTAAACTTGCTTTAATAGAGGAGCGGTTAAGATCAGATTCTGATTTTCAAAGAGGTCTAAAGCGGGAAATAGAGATAGCTAAAACAAATCTAATTAATGAAGAAAAGAAACTTTTGCGGAGAAGAGAGCTTTTCAAAGAGGGTCTTTTACCTAAGGAGTCCTTGGATGAGGCAGAGAGAAGCTTTTATAATGCCAAAGATTATTTTGAAAGGCTTAAAAATTCCTTTGAAGACACCCTTAAAGGTCTTAAGGCGGAAAAACATGCTCTTTTACAGCAAAAGAGGGCTCTTCAAGAAGAGGTCTCCAAGTATTATGTGCAAGCTCCAGTAGCAGGTTTTATACTTAAAAAATATGTAGAGCTCGGAGATTATGTAAATGCCCTCTCCGGAGAAAACCGGCTATTTAGCCTTGGCAGTTCTGATTTTGAGGTAGTCCTTGAAGTAGACGAAGAATATGCTGGGCTGGTAAAGGAGGGACAAAAGGTTTTTTTGGCCTTTGATGCTTACCCAAATGAACTTTTTGAAGGGGAAATTATCCTTGTGATAAGGGAGGTTGAAAGGAACAAGAGAAGTTTTTTTGCCAAGGCAAAACTTTTAAGGCCCCTTGAGCTTCCAGCTCAAGCAACTGCTGAGGCAAATATAGTTCTTGAGGAGCGAGAGGCCCTGGTTATTCCTTTAAAGGCCCTTCAGAAAGACAATACTGTTGAGGTAAAGGGCAGGGGTAAAGTTCGTATCCAAGTAGGAGAAAAGTTTGGGGATTATGTGGAGGTGATTTCAGGACTTAAGGCTGGTGAGGAGGTTAGGATTTTTGAATGA
- a CDS encoding ABC transporter permease produces MRYVLFIVLAFIKKRRKQTLVSILGVAISVTAFIVMSSIMFGFQKYFVQQVIDIEAHLTIKPKEETSEERLIRRVDEKSLVKVYGNKPKEKDRILGWREIMKMVEKYPEVLGTAPHLESKGILKYGAKEKPVSLIGILPQLESKTTVIERFTEFKRLKAFEVDKNTLIIGRVIARDLGINELNKKVVLTLPNGETKIFKVVDFLNSGITNIDSTRVYIPLQTLQALLDRTDEVNAILIKIKDVNKAEALARKLQREIKYEVESWQKAYLNFLKIFKIQSMITYMIVFAIITVSAFGIFNIIMMTVMEKRKEIAILMAMGYNPRDIISIFLSSGLIINIIGGILGFIMAYGILEFLANLELNIEGLLRSKGFILDRSWKYYFTGFFLSFIFSLLASFYPAYRASRLNPVEIFRSL; encoded by the coding sequence ATGAGATATGTCCTTTTTATAGTCCTTGCTTTTATCAAAAAACGCCGGAAACAGACCTTGGTCTCAATCCTCGGTGTAGCTATAAGTGTTACCGCCTTTATTGTAATGAGTTCTATTATGTTTGGTTTCCAAAAGTATTTTGTTCAACAGGTTATAGATATTGAAGCTCATTTAACCATCAAGCCCAAGGAAGAGACTTCTGAAGAGAGACTAATCCGCAGGGTGGATGAAAAAAGTTTAGTAAAGGTCTATGGCAATAAGCCTAAAGAAAAGGATAGAATCCTTGGCTGGCGCGAGATTATGAAGATGGTTGAAAAGTATCCTGAGGTTCTTGGAACAGCCCCACACCTTGAAAGTAAAGGAATTTTAAAATATGGAGCCAAGGAAAAACCCGTAAGTCTCATTGGAATTCTTCCTCAACTTGAGAGCAAAACCACCGTTATTGAGCGTTTTACCGAATTCAAAAGGCTTAAGGCCTTTGAGGTGGACAAAAATACATTAATTATTGGAAGGGTTATTGCAAGGGACCTTGGCATTAATGAACTCAATAAAAAAGTGGTTCTCACCCTACCCAATGGTGAGACCAAGATCTTCAAGGTTGTTGATTTTTTAAATTCAGGTATTACAAACATAGATTCCACAAGAGTGTATATCCCCCTTCAGACCCTTCAGGCCTTACTTGATAGAACAGATGAGGTGAATGCAATCCTGATCAAGATTAAAGATGTTAATAAAGCCGAAGCCTTAGCAAGAAAACTTCAAAGAGAAATCAAATACGAGGTTGAGTCCTGGCAAAAGGCCTATTTAAATTTCCTGAAAATCTTTAAAATCCAAAGCATGATTACCTATATGATTGTTTTTGCTATTATCACGGTCTCTGCCTTTGGAATCTTTAACATTATTATGATGACGGTAATGGAAAAAAGAAAAGAGATTGCCATACTTATGGCTATGGGTTACAATCCCCGTGATATAATCAGTATTTTTCTCTCTTCTGGCTTGATTATTAATATAATTGGTGGAATCCTTGGTTTTATTATGGCCTATGGGATTCTTGAATTTTTGGCTAACCTTGAGCTAAATATTGAGGGACTTTTGAGGAGCAAAGGATTTATCCTTGATAGGTCCTGGAAGTATTATTTCACAGGGTTTTTTCTTTCTTTTATTTTTTCATTATTAGCAAGTTTTTACCCTGCCTATCGGGCAAGTAGGTTAAATCCTGTGGAGATATTTCGGAGTCTCTAA
- a CDS encoding NUDIX hydrolase encodes MVEGKKRGRKPKESLDRIKREPLEIVDENCEPLGVLSRGEVHARGLSHKAVHIFIFNSKGEIYLQKRNLDREEHPGLWSSSASGHLSPGEPLLLAAQRELKEELKLKVKLDEAFKVKPCAETNWECTTLFVGNTDKLPKPNPSEISEGKFFSISELERLIAESPEIFSPTFIYLWRIYKEYLAQE; translated from the coding sequence ATGGTAGAAGGAAAAAAGAGAGGGCGAAAACCTAAGGAGAGCCTCGATAGAATTAAGAGAGAACCTCTTGAGATTGTAGATGAAAATTGTGAGCCCCTTGGAGTGCTCTCAAGAGGTGAGGTTCATGCTCGGGGACTTTCTCATAAAGCTGTGCATATCTTTATATTTAATTCAAAGGGAGAGATATATCTTCAGAAAAGGAACTTAGATAGAGAGGAGCATCCAGGTCTCTGGAGCTCTTCAGCCTCAGGACATTTAAGCCCTGGGGAGCCTTTACTCCTTGCTGCTCAGAGAGAACTAAAAGAAGAGCTCAAACTTAAAGTTAAGCTTGATGAGGCCTTTAAGGTTAAACCTTGTGCTGAAACCAACTGGGAGTGTACAACCCTTTTTGTAGGAAATACCGATAAACTTCCTAAACCTAATCCCTCTGAGATTTCAGAGGGAAAATTTTTCTCAATCTCCGAACTTGAACGACTTATTGCAGAAAGCCCTGAGATATTTAGCCCTACTTTTATTTATCTCTGGAGGATTTATAAAGAATATTTAGCTCAGGAATAA